The Streptomyces europaeiscabiei genome window below encodes:
- the cbiE gene encoding precorrin-6y C5,15-methyltransferase (decarboxylating) subunit CbiE: MTPARPGPPYAVTVVGLGADGWRGVPDASREVLRDAEVLIGGPRQLDLLPPECAGERIAWPSPLRPAVPALLAAHAGRRVAVLASGDPMFYGIGRALAEEAGDRLSVLPHPSSVSYAVARLGWPLEDVEVVTLVGRPAARLAAALHEGRRLLVLSADAGTPSAVAALLRERGFGPSRMRVLEQLGGERERTSTETTADDWARTHPPGDPLNVVAVECRRAPDTLRLGAVPGLPDEAYEHDGQLTKRYVRAATLAALAPAPGELLWDVGGGSGSIAIEWMRTHPSCRAVTVERDPVRAERITRNADRLGVPGLRIVTGGAPGALAELPQPDAVFIGGGLTAPGLLDTCLQALPPGGRLVANTVTLESEALLAAAHRRHGGELVRLAVAHTVPVGGFTGWRQAMPVTQWAVEKTLDTLPGADR, from the coding sequence GTGACCCCCGCACGACCAGGACCGCCGTACGCCGTCACCGTCGTCGGGCTCGGCGCCGACGGCTGGCGAGGCGTCCCCGACGCCTCCCGGGAGGTTCTGCGCGACGCCGAGGTCCTGATCGGGGGCCCACGACAGCTCGACCTGCTGCCACCGGAGTGCGCGGGCGAGCGGATCGCCTGGCCCTCGCCCCTGCGCCCCGCCGTCCCCGCCCTGCTCGCCGCGCACGCCGGCCGCCGGGTCGCCGTACTGGCCAGCGGGGACCCCATGTTCTACGGCATCGGCCGTGCCCTCGCCGAGGAGGCCGGTGACCGGCTGAGCGTCCTGCCGCACCCCTCCTCCGTCTCCTACGCGGTCGCCCGCCTCGGCTGGCCCCTGGAGGACGTCGAGGTCGTCACGCTCGTCGGCAGACCCGCCGCCCGCCTGGCCGCCGCCCTGCACGAGGGCCGCCGGCTCCTTGTGCTCAGCGCGGACGCCGGCACGCCCTCCGCGGTCGCCGCCCTGTTGCGGGAGCGGGGCTTCGGGCCGAGCCGGATGCGCGTCCTGGAACAGCTCGGCGGGGAGCGGGAACGGACGAGTACCGAGACCACCGCCGACGACTGGGCGCGGACACACCCGCCCGGCGACCCCCTCAACGTCGTCGCCGTCGAGTGCCGGCGGGCCCCGGACACCCTGCGGCTCGGCGCCGTCCCCGGCCTCCCCGACGAGGCGTACGAGCACGACGGACAGCTCACCAAACGGTATGTGCGCGCCGCCACGCTGGCCGCGCTCGCCCCGGCACCCGGCGAACTGCTGTGGGACGTCGGCGGCGGGTCCGGCTCGATCGCCATCGAGTGGATGCGTACGCACCCCTCCTGCCGGGCGGTCACCGTCGAACGCGACCCGGTGCGGGCCGAACGCATCACCCGCAACGCCGACCGGCTCGGCGTGCCCGGCCTGCGGATCGTCACCGGTGGAGCGCCCGGCGCGCTGGCCGAACTGCCACAGCCGGACGCCGTGTTCATCGGCGGCGGCCTCACCGCGCCGGGCCTCCTCGACACCTGCCTGCAGGCGCTTCCCCCCGGCGGGCGGCTGGTCGCCAACACCGTGACGCTGGAGTCCGAGGCGCTGCTCGCCGCCGCCCACCGCCGCCACGGCGGCGAGCTGGTGCGGCTCGCGGTGGCGCACACCGTGCCCGTGGGCGGCTTCACCGGGTGGCGGCAGGCGATGCCGGTGACCCAGTGGGCCGTGGAGAAGACCCTCGACACCCTTCCAGGAGCAGACAGATGA
- a CDS encoding FCD domain-containing protein translates to MDDEADRTLARQARSGVGRRRFSSKSAVEMCRHGFVHGQVEVFNQADEDFHAGVAAASRNTFLVEAVREARRLQR, encoded by the coding sequence CTGGACGACGAGGCTGACCGGACCCTCGCGAGGCAGGCCCGGTCAGGCGTCGGCCGGCGCCGGTTCTCGTCGAAGTCGGCCGTCGAGATGTGCCGCCACGGGTTCGTCCACGGGCAGGTGGAGGTGTTCAACCAGGCGGACGAGGACTTCCATGCCGGGGTCGCGGCGGCCTCGCGCAACACCTTCCTCGTCGAGGCCGTACGTGAGGCACGCCGGCTGCAGCGGTAG
- a CDS encoding alpha-L-fucosidase produces the protein MSPSRMNRRTFLGAAGAATAATALPLTPGFSGLLSQASAADAQTNLGKMADMRFGMFNHFSLGTFTNQEWAEPNQSPALFAPPSVNCAQWADAAAAAKMSYGILTTKHHDGFALWPSAYGTQNVANSSYKHDVVQAYCDAFRAKGLKVGFYYSIWDRTFGVEAWESRHKVSGLQITDAIRPSHMTFMLGQIRELLTNYGTIDMFMTDGYAWQMGQQAVSYQAIRSLVKELQPDCVTLDIGGLSEPFLSDAIFFEEPLGVTAPTGNTYAGMQGQTISNGWFWHPSTPTESLMSKASILSHLADLEPKYTSFILNCPPNRNGLLDTNVVNRLAEVGAAWSPNTSRPPLPAQPLRAEHPVTPVNAYATGFHTGEGPLNAIDGLSDVRYETCWSTWGLPAPLPQSITIDLGGVWSNVSTLEYLPKQWSRNDSTDGDITSCTILTSTDGVTFTQVATGTWAGNSRKPKLAEWPNRNVGFVRIQVNAATGGYANISGVRIGGRSLKPALVSTTLPGDSTVYRLVARHSGQAADVESRRTTDGTKVLQWPPLDQTNQKWTFVKTGDGYYKIKGVGSGKLLEIQGLSRTDGGTAGIWGDAAAPQQHWAVTPTGDGHYLLINRYSGLSLAVDEGSTADGAAVEQQPYTSQTHQQWKIVPF, from the coding sequence ATGTCCCCTTCCAGAATGAACCGCCGTACGTTTCTCGGTGCGGCGGGGGCGGCGACCGCCGCGACCGCTCTGCCGCTCACCCCCGGCTTCTCCGGCCTTCTGTCGCAGGCGTCGGCCGCGGACGCGCAGACCAACCTCGGCAAGATGGCCGACATGCGGTTCGGCATGTTCAACCACTTCAGCCTGGGCACCTTCACCAACCAGGAGTGGGCGGAACCCAACCAGAGCCCCGCCCTCTTCGCCCCGCCGAGTGTCAACTGCGCGCAGTGGGCCGACGCGGCGGCCGCCGCGAAAATGAGCTACGGCATCCTGACCACCAAGCACCACGACGGCTTCGCCCTGTGGCCCAGCGCCTACGGCACCCAGAACGTCGCCAACAGCTCCTACAAGCACGACGTCGTGCAGGCGTACTGCGACGCCTTCCGCGCGAAGGGACTCAAAGTCGGGTTCTACTACTCGATCTGGGACCGCACCTTCGGCGTAGAGGCATGGGAGAGCCGGCACAAGGTGTCCGGGCTCCAGATCACCGACGCCATCCGGCCCAGCCACATGACCTTCATGCTCGGTCAGATCCGCGAGCTGCTCACCAACTACGGCACCATCGACATGTTCATGACGGATGGCTACGCGTGGCAGATGGGGCAGCAGGCCGTCTCCTACCAGGCGATCCGGTCGCTGGTGAAGGAGCTGCAGCCGGACTGCGTCACGCTGGACATCGGCGGACTGTCGGAGCCCTTCCTCAGCGACGCGATCTTCTTCGAGGAGCCGCTGGGTGTCACGGCGCCGACGGGCAACACCTATGCCGGTATGCAGGGGCAGACGATCAGCAACGGCTGGTTCTGGCACCCCTCCACCCCGACCGAGAGCCTCATGAGCAAGGCCTCCATCCTCTCGCACCTGGCCGACCTGGAACCGAAGTACACCTCGTTCATCCTCAACTGCCCGCCCAACCGCAACGGTCTGCTCGACACCAACGTCGTCAACCGGCTCGCCGAGGTCGGCGCGGCATGGAGCCCCAACACCTCCAGGCCACCGCTGCCCGCCCAGCCGCTGCGCGCGGAGCACCCCGTCACACCGGTCAACGCCTACGCCACCGGCTTCCACACCGGCGAGGGTCCACTGAACGCCATCGACGGACTCAGCGACGTCCGCTACGAGACCTGCTGGTCGACCTGGGGGCTGCCGGCGCCGCTGCCGCAGTCCATCACCATCGACCTCGGTGGCGTGTGGAGCAACGTCTCCACCCTGGAGTACCTGCCCAAGCAGTGGAGCCGCAACGACTCCACCGACGGTGACATCACCTCCTGCACCATCCTCACCAGCACCGACGGCGTCACCTTCACCCAGGTCGCCACCGGCACCTGGGCCGGCAACAGCCGCAAGCCGAAGCTGGCCGAGTGGCCCAACCGGAACGTGGGCTTCGTACGGATCCAGGTCAACGCGGCCACCGGCGGCTACGCCAACATCAGCGGCGTCCGGATCGGCGGCCGGTCGCTCAAGCCGGCACTGGTGTCCACCACACTGCCCGGCGACAGCACCGTCTACCGCCTGGTCGCCCGGCACAGCGGCCAGGCCGCCGACGTGGAGAGCAGACGCACCACCGACGGCACCAAGGTCCTGCAGTGGCCCCCGCTCGACCAGACGAACCAGAAGTGGACCTTCGTCAAGACCGGCGACGGCTACTACAAGATCAAGGGGGTGGGCAGCGGCAAGCTCCTGGAGATCCAGGGTCTGTCCCGCACGGACGGCGGCACCGCCGGCATCTGGGGAGACGCCGCCGCCCCCCAGCAGCACTGGGCCGTCACACCCACCGGCGACGGGCACTACCTGCTCATCAACCGCTACAGCGGGCTCTCCCTCGCCGTGGACGAAGGCAGCACCGCCGACGGAGCCGCCGTCGAGCAGCAGCCCTACACGTCACAGACCCACCAGCAGTGGAAGATCGTCCCCTTCTGA
- the cobM gene encoding precorrin-4 C(11)-methyltransferase: MTVYFIGAGPGAADLITVRGARTLAACRVCLYAGSLVPRELLAECPPDARLVDTAQLDLDQITAELLRAHEEGHDVARLHSGDPSVFSAVAEQMRRLDAAGVPYEVVPGVPAFAAAAAALKRELTVPTVGQTVILTRIAQRATAMPEGEDLATLGRSGALIVLHLAARYVDRVVEELLPHYGADCPVAVVAYASRPDEVILRGTLADIAGQVKEAGVLRTAVIMVGRTLGARQFRDSHLYSPERDRHSC, translated from the coding sequence ATGACCGTGTACTTCATCGGGGCCGGCCCCGGTGCCGCCGACCTGATCACGGTCCGCGGCGCCCGTACGCTCGCCGCCTGCCGGGTCTGCCTGTACGCGGGCAGCCTCGTCCCGCGCGAACTGCTGGCCGAATGCCCGCCGGACGCACGGCTGGTGGACACCGCCCAGCTCGACCTGGACCAGATCACCGCCGAGCTGCTGCGCGCCCATGAGGAGGGCCACGACGTGGCCCGGCTGCACTCGGGGGACCCGTCCGTGTTCAGCGCGGTCGCCGAACAGATGCGACGGCTCGACGCGGCCGGAGTGCCGTACGAGGTGGTCCCGGGCGTGCCCGCCTTCGCCGCGGCGGCGGCTGCCCTGAAGCGGGAGCTGACCGTGCCGACCGTCGGCCAGACCGTGATCCTCACCCGCATCGCCCAGCGCGCCACCGCCATGCCGGAGGGCGAGGACCTGGCCACGCTCGGCCGTAGCGGCGCGCTGATCGTGCTGCACCTCGCCGCCCGCTACGTCGACCGTGTCGTCGAGGAGCTCCTCCCGCACTACGGGGCCGACTGCCCCGTCGCGGTCGTCGCCTACGCGTCCCGGCCCGACGAAGTGATCCTCCGGGGCACGCTCGCGGACATCGCCGGGCAGGTGAAGGAGGCGGGTGTGCTGCGCACCGCCGTGATCATGGTCGGTCGGACGCTTGGTGCGCGGCAGTTCCGGGACAGCCACCTGTACTCGCCGGAACGGGACCGGCACAGCTGTTGA
- a CDS encoding adenylate kinase codes for MRILLIGPPGAGKGTQAVRLAAHLSIQHISTGDLFREHIDQGTELGRNAHTYIRAGLLAPDEVTIGVIKERLARPDTECGFLLDGFPRNLAQAEALDGILADSKSRLDAVLDLEIPDAQVVGRIAGRRLCRQDREHIFHVDYSPPEVAGACDVCGGELYQRDDDRETTVRQRLEVYRSETAPVVDHYQAQGLVTTISALGQVQAVLDRALVAIGQA; via the coding sequence ATGCGCATCCTCCTGATCGGGCCGCCCGGAGCTGGCAAGGGGACGCAAGCAGTGCGCCTTGCCGCGCATCTGTCGATCCAGCACATCTCCACCGGTGACCTGTTTCGCGAGCACATCGACCAGGGCACCGAGCTCGGCCGGAACGCCCACACGTACATACGCGCCGGCCTTCTGGCCCCGGACGAGGTCACCATCGGGGTGATCAAAGAGCGCCTTGCCCGTCCGGACACCGAGTGCGGATTCCTGCTGGACGGCTTCCCTCGCAATCTTGCCCAGGCGGAGGCGCTGGACGGCATCCTGGCCGACTCGAAGTCGAGACTGGACGCCGTGCTGGACCTGGAGATTCCCGACGCCCAGGTGGTCGGGCGGATCGCTGGACGACGGTTGTGCCGTCAGGACCGCGAACACATCTTCCATGTCGACTACAGCCCGCCTGAAGTGGCAGGAGCCTGCGACGTCTGCGGCGGTGAGCTGTACCAGCGCGATGACGACCGCGAGACAACCGTTCGTCAGCGACTGGAGGTCTATCGCAGTGAGACGGCGCCGGTCGTCGACCACTACCAAGCTCAGGGCCTGGTGACCACGATCTCGGCCCTCGGCCAGGTCCAGGCGGTCCTGGACCGCGCGCTGGTCGCGATCGGCCAGGCCTGA
- a CDS encoding DUF2218 domain-containing protein, which translates to MPTSLGRASTDAAPRYAKQLASHFGRKIPTEETPEGGHRLTFEQTDVLLQPAEDHLLIRVSAPDESTLTTIREVVGSHLERFGLRNELTVAWEERSDG; encoded by the coding sequence ATGCCCACCTCCCTCGGTCGCGCCTCCACCGACGCCGCCCCGCGCTACGCAAAGCAACTCGCCTCGCACTTCGGCCGGAAGATCCCCACCGAGGAGACTCCCGAAGGGGGTCACCGCCTCACCTTCGAGCAGACCGACGTCCTGCTCCAGCCGGCCGAGGACCACCTCCTGATCCGCGTGAGCGCACCCGACGAGTCCACGCTCACCACCATCCGGGAGGTCGTGGGCAGCCACCTCGAACGCTTCGGCCTCCGCAACGAACTGACCGTCGCCTGGGAGGAGCGCTCCGACGGCTGA
- a CDS encoding D-2-hydroxyacid dehydrogenase family protein, which produces MTLHCAVLDDYQGAALAMADWSPLAGEVEVRTLRENITDRDRLVAELADCEIVVAMRERTPFDAALLRRLPRLRLLVTTGMRNASIDLAAAQAQGVTVCGTASSPTPPVELTWALLLGLARHVTAESRILREGGPWQSTVGQDLHGRTLGLLGLGKIGTRVAGVATAFGMEVLAWSENLTAERATEAGARLAASKEDLLGRSDFVSVHLVLSGRTRGLLGEPELRAMRPHAYLVNTSRAAIVDRPALLRALREGWIAGAGLDVFETEPLPADDPLRSLPNVLATPHLGYVTERNYRTFYEEAVEDIDAFLAGTPVRPLTHG; this is translated from the coding sequence ATGACCCTCCACTGCGCAGTGCTGGACGACTACCAGGGCGCTGCCCTGGCCATGGCCGACTGGAGCCCCCTCGCCGGCGAGGTCGAGGTGCGCACGCTCCGCGAGAACATCACCGACCGGGACAGGCTCGTGGCCGAGCTCGCCGACTGCGAGATCGTCGTGGCCATGCGGGAACGCACCCCTTTCGACGCCGCTCTCCTGCGCCGACTGCCCCGGCTGCGCCTGCTGGTGACCACCGGCATGCGCAACGCCTCCATCGACCTCGCCGCGGCGCAGGCCCAGGGTGTGACCGTGTGCGGTACGGCGAGCAGCCCCACCCCACCCGTCGAACTGACCTGGGCGCTTCTCCTCGGCCTCGCCCGGCACGTCACCGCCGAGAGCCGGATCCTGCGGGAAGGGGGCCCCTGGCAGTCCACCGTCGGCCAGGACCTGCACGGCCGCACCCTGGGCCTGCTCGGCCTCGGCAAGATCGGCACCCGGGTGGCGGGCGTCGCCACCGCCTTCGGTATGGAGGTCCTAGCCTGGAGCGAGAACCTCACCGCCGAGCGGGCGACCGAAGCCGGAGCCCGACTCGCCGCAAGCAAAGAGGACTTGCTCGGCCGCAGCGACTTCGTGTCCGTCCACCTCGTCCTGTCCGGCCGCACCCGCGGCCTGCTCGGCGAGCCGGAACTGCGCGCCATGCGCCCGCACGCCTACCTGGTCAACACCTCCCGCGCCGCCATCGTCGACCGCCCGGCACTTCTGCGGGCCCTGCGGGAGGGCTGGATCGCCGGCGCCGGTCTCGACGTTTTCGAGACCGAGCCCCTCCCCGCCGACGATCCCCTGCGCTCCCTGCCGAACGTGCTCGCCACCCCGCACCTCGGCTACGTCACCGAACGGAACTACCGCACCTTCTACGAGGAAGCGGTGGAGGACATTGACGCCTTCCTCGCCGGCACCCCCGTCCGACCGCTGACACACGGCTGA
- a CDS encoding DUF2975 domain-containing protein has product MGKLTVRALRAVLVVMLAGTVFVQAGMVWALATDPEDGSLPLTPLRVITILGMVSVQVALVCVWRLVTMVRRGTVFSHAAFRYVDGVIGAIVAAALMWFAVTALNAPGQRDDPGVTVIMGGIGMAILGVALIVLVLRMLLAQAVARDVEAAQMQAELDEVI; this is encoded by the coding sequence ATGGGAAAACTGACCGTGCGTGCGCTGCGCGCCGTGCTCGTGGTGATGCTCGCCGGCACCGTGTTCGTGCAGGCAGGGATGGTGTGGGCCTTGGCAACCGATCCGGAGGACGGGTCGCTCCCGCTGACCCCGCTGCGCGTGATCACGATCCTGGGCATGGTGTCGGTTCAGGTTGCCCTGGTCTGTGTATGGCGGCTGGTGACGATGGTGCGACGCGGAACCGTGTTCTCCCACGCCGCCTTCCGGTACGTGGACGGCGTGATCGGCGCGATCGTGGCGGCTGCCCTCATGTGGTTCGCGGTCACCGCCCTCAATGCGCCGGGCCAGCGGGACGACCCGGGCGTCACCGTCATCATGGGCGGGATCGGCATGGCCATCCTGGGGGTCGCGCTCATCGTGCTCGTGCTGCGGATGCTGCTCGCCCAGGCAGTCGCTCGCGACGTCGAAGCAGCGCAGATGCAGGCCGAGTTGGACGAGGTGATCTGA